The sequence AAGCCGATATGTTCCGGGTGGTAAATCATCAATCAGATATGAGCCATCAGCAAGCGTATAAGCTATGCGTTGGAAACCAGGTTGGTTAAACGTACACAAAGCAACAATAGCATCTTCTATCGGGTCGCCTGTATCAAAGTCTGTAACCACACCGGCAACCGAGCCAGGTTCTATAACTCTTTCAGTCAATGTGAAATCGATACCTGTCGGGCTATTCTCTTCATCAACCGCAACAACAGCCGCGTCTTCAGGATTATCGGCTTCTTCCCAAAATTCAGGCTCATAACCCAGTTTGAACGCCATTACACGATAATCTCCGTAAGAGACATCCAATTCATACACGCCAAATTCATCGGTTGAATCAAAATCGGCTGGTCGGGGGTGATTCCCGATAGTCATGGCAACCATTATGGCTTGACCTAACGGCTCAGCGGTAACCTCGTTGGTTACTGTACCGCTTATTGTGCCTAAATCAGGATCTTGAGCAAAAGCTAACGAGCCAACCAAGATTAAGGCGGTTAACATTGACAGGATCAACAATTTTTTCATACACTCCTCCTTAAGTGTTATGTTTATAAAGGAACTTTTACGCTCTCTACCCTTGCTTAGAGTACATTCATCCTTACGTGATGGGTTTAAATTATTGGTGTTACTTTCTACCCTTGCGCTAAGCACATTCCTCCCTAAAATATTGGGTTATAGAGCCTATATTGCTTTCTACCCTCATTTGGAGACAATTCTTATCAAAGTAGTTAAATAGAAATCGGTCGTTTTTAATTTTATTTCCATCAACATAGTGGACACAAATTCATACTACTAGGTTTAAGATATAATTTATTTTTTTCCACGTCAAGTTCTTTTTAATAATACTATTCACTCGAGCAGCTCAAGTTGCAGGTGTTATACTTATTGAAGATGGTTGGTTTGATGATAATATGTTGGCCTCAGGATGTTTTCCACAAAGATGTCCGCCTAAGACAGAGCTATCCTGAAACATAACCTGTAAAATTAGTTAGCTATAGCATATCTTGAGAAATGTTCGATTTCAAATCTGAGCCTTTTTCCGGTCTTTTGCCGAGTGTTCTCAACTTTCCATTTACCGGTATCCTGATTATAAAGGAATAACTTAACATTGTTTGAATTTGGATGGTTGTTAAAATAGCCCGGATAAACATTAAATATCAGATTGTCTTCAAAAGCCCGCCCTTCAGGAGAACATATAAAAGCTATAGCGATTCTTGAAGAATCATTCCCCCGCACAAAGCGAAACATAGCGATTCTACGGATAGAAAAGCTTGCGTCCCGCAATATATTAATAGTCAGGAAATTAAGTTATTAATATCATTTTAAAAACAGCATTTTCTTCATTTCAATATAACCGCCTGCCTGAATTTTATAGTAATACACCCCGGATGCTTTGTCATTGGCTTGCCAGACAACCTGATAATGACCTGCCGATTGTTCATTATTAACCAGTGTTTCCACTTTACGGCCAAGGATATTGTAAATATCAACAGCAACCTCAACTCGATGAGATAAATAATAATCTATAGTTGTCGAGAAATTGAAAGGATTGGGATAATTGTCTGACAACTCAGCGGCGAATGGGCGTATTCTATTATCATCGATAAAAGTCGGCTCATATGGCAGCGCACCTCTGTCATCGCCGTAACGGCCGGAACCGATACATGGCGAGTTTTGCTGAAGATGGAAATCGTTGTTTGCGGAATCGATAAACAATGGGTCAAGATTCTGGTCCCCCAGACCGGGGGTAAAAGAATAAACCTCATCATTCCCTCATTCGGGATCCAATTCGGCATACCGATAAGTGAATGTATTGTAAATGGTGTTATGGCCGAGGTATTCGGGA comes from Candidatus Zixiibacteriota bacterium and encodes:
- a CDS encoding T9SS type A sorting domain-containing protein, with protein sequence MFIDSANNDFHLQQNSPCIGSGRYGDDRGALPYEPTFIDDNRIRPFAAELSDNYPNPFNFSTTIDYYLSHRVEVAVDIYNILGRKVETLVNNEQSAGHYQVVWQANDKASGVYYYKIQAGGYIEMKKMLFLK